In Henningerozyma blattae CBS 6284 chromosome 6, complete genome, the following are encoded in one genomic region:
- the MDS3 gene encoding Mds3p (similar to Saccharomyces cerevisiae PMD1 (YER132C) and MDS3 (YGL197W); ancestral locus Anc_8.157), whose amino-acid sequence MHILQPSSCNCYTLDLPSLPENSVNLDESVKRKLKLDCRTGAAVELSRSDIFVHGGLTIPLNLNEINLAQVQKEIIMYFAKESTGAISFKTLADWISSELFFLDLISRSWQRVETSINHESLEMIKKRANNTDYYKSNGTVMLRERFYHSLCYTNSSLYMFGGLIVNPNSSYELTPTNTLWKLDLETKVWTLLSMDSRITERFAHSMHVKNENDEIRDTKLIIVGGLNKDDENVNSIDIFNLSHNCWEVDFNTKYRDKVKTNIDNQVVSLSPTANFSILVEKNEANIPAIAFYSPYAKFNNSNSNSDLVSLKNQDNSSTSSSTHSQTYPHSTHLPHKHPHTSHSHSLHNKKLDPVKTTTNLRSPFVALPLLPDSKGMRLASIVQKSDTIENTEAPYNLLFPTGDHFGYNIISAGFFPNGQASNFHCFNYDIHTGKCTKLSIQCSDYEISKHRFWRLFVWQSHFQGILLGTKEDDKHLPTVQRFDFISTFPLPVLSTSNMYNIAKQPQVPPLRKSGPNITTHQNFKENERSLKEDDPQVFRKLSFASTATSQFESYIRYIAPPKETATIRSIFPSYAMVLGKDAWEIFGGSLSDFEIITDEGDSIGVPMYLLRKRWGRYFDMLLSQGYSRACAEYDAARLSSNPVNPSPRNSPGPTSAPSRKPSDVSSASSLSNHFNNMRKQSVPGIQLTAADESKRNHSLTASPIAYDNVSSDECPLSHIIGYNDYDDPVASPLTRSSNTASNNPYKKISAAHSPGRKHSSKMRSKSDELSVTSSSNGMVFRVPFQEKDGTTSNPHTLPEKFNFNKEKRRSSVAVMSPADLTNSKNIEPARRASHPNPSPTGIDDIRNHVALRFSSSTHNSRKASVASQGSSISFVSSTSDRMGNSLYPPPTGGGSVHSSILGILNIVLPPQPDIPNEPLPPIPHDLPSFFSRRRNSFAEFVYSNKSSPLSSRRSSTNRCLSLPELKSPDSLPITPPLPLLEKDTEYENCSPNTTPLHHRRSSAKTSIANSSRNNSFSRGFTHGDFHRPSITSTADSADNGPSSFVLEFEPLLTPRSLYMPWSTETISAFAEFFFTGQVNGKWMLAPVVLNLLVMSKIYEIPLLFTLVTEVLYAIIGRKEESLFITCDSMIELFHSKVSRHFEEDLTTMNNYLMSVDVYCDLIKLKNSLEDIENGFFDAEIIKKMSRGYSLSTTESGEGDINEKFSPRVSNATSFVNYVPTVFAGGPRDSHNSIGSFSFPTQTPRESFTGFNSKVKKKSSLNKEIDFFDTQKGLKAQSGDSIDDMGNTSHLTVDPMNDDTGMSDITLKLSNSQLHMNDSGVSGVSGSRQTSGAIDPKGFPAEGGIPDDLKEQLEQAKLCNLSEMDDLFIDKSINVYQKNESRQTMQLPADEYSSSQSDSDEFDSELGVLSMSKMRRKVVEGHALDDSVDPLFKIQSGNTSPSKNPSTRGKQTTSTGGSGRASREDIAHLDLNIPTIENLTSPNALPPVDYIMKSIYRTAVLVNDVKLIVRCLNAIEISKLLKAMRKRISFELGQIDDNRDSNYLQSKGENFRMRALSNTKSISPESSSASLSMMSNMSTEAGRRGSPRLSTQIPSPKTPTSMKNFERNIKNPSQNKKGNSRHSNISSNIPATSTAVLMNPGVMPPLPPSSNPKSKKDNAKNAGGFSFFGKKRN is encoded by the coding sequence atgcatATCTTACAGCCCTCTTCCTGCAACTGTTACACTCTAGACCTTCCTTCATTACCTGAAAACTCTGTCAATTTAGATGAGTCAGTGAAGAGAAAACTTAAACTAGATTGCCGTACTGGGGCTGCTGTTGAGTTATCAAGATCTGACATATTTGTACATGGTGGTTTAACCATCCccttaaatttaaatgaaatcaATTTGGCTCAAGtccaaaaagaaattatcatGTATTTTGCAAAAGAATCAACAGGTgctatttcttttaaaaccTTGGCAGATTGGATCAGCTCTGAATTATTCTTCTTAGATTTAATTTCGAGATCTTGGCAAAGAGTCGAAACATCTATCAATCACGAGTCATTAGAgatgattaaaaaaagagcTAATAACACAgattattataaaagtAATGGGACTGTGATGTTAAGAGAACGTTTTTATCACTCTTTATGTTATACAAACTCCTCACTTTACATGTTTGGTGGTTTAATCGTTAATCCGAATAGTTCTTATGAGTTAACTCCAACAAATACTCTTTGGAAGTTAGATTTAGAGACAAAAGTATGGACTCTATTAAGTATGGATTCCAGAATTACAGAAAGGTTTGCTCATTCAATGCAtgttaaaaatgaaaatgacgAAATAAGAGATACAAAACTAATCATCGTAGGAGgtttaaataaagatgatgaGAATGTAAATTCCATcgatatatttaatttatctcaTAATTGTTGGGAAGTAGATTTCAACACGAAATATAGAGATAAAGTcaaaacaaatattgataacCAAGTAGTTTCACTATCCCCAACAgctaatttttctattctagtggaaaaaaatgaagCTAACATCCCCGCAATAGCATTTTACTCTCCTTATGCCAAGTTTAATAactcaaattcaaattccgATTTGGTATCACTTAAAAATCAAGATAATTCATCCACATCATCATCTACACATTCTCAGACATATCCACATTCGACTCATTTACCCCATAAGCATCCACATACGTCTCATTCACATTCATTACATAATAAAAAGCTCGATCCGGTTAAAACAACGACAAACCTTAGGTCACCTTTTGTAGCCTTGCCACTATTACCAGATTCAAAAGGTATGAGATTAGCTTCGATTGTCCAGAAAAGTGATACTATTGAGAATACTGAAGCTCCTTATAACCTTTTATTCCCAACAGGTGATCATTTTGGctacaatattatttcagCCGGGTTTTTTCCAAATGGACAAGCATCAAATTTCCATTGTTTCAATTATGATATTCATACAGGTAAATGTACGAAATTAAGTATTCAATGCTCCGAttatgaaatttcaaaacatAGATTTTGGAGATTATTTGTTTGGCAATCACATTTTCAAGGTATTTTATTAGGTACAAAAGAGGATGACAAACATCTGCCAACAGTTCAACgttttgattttatttcaacCTTTCCATTACCTGTGCTAAGCACATCTAATATGTATAACATAGCAAAACAGCCACAAGTCCCACCACTTAGGAAATCGGGGCCAAATATAACAACAcatcaaaattttaaagaaaatgaacGATCACTGAAGGAAGATGACCCACAAGTGTTTAGAAAATTAAGCTTTGCATCAACTGCTACTTCACAATTTGAAAGTTACATTCGTTATATTGCTCCGCCTAAAGAAACAGCAACAATTAGGTCAATATTCCCATCATATGCAATGGTCCTTGGTAAAGATGCCTGGGAAATATTCGGCGGTTCATTGtctgattttgaaataattacaGATGAAGGTGATTCCATTGGTGTTCCGATGTACCTATTACGTAAACGATGGGGACGTTATTTTGATATGTTATTATCACAGGGTTATTCAAGAGCATGTGCGGAATATGATGCTGCTAGGTTATCGTCTAACCCAGTTAATCCTTCCCCAAGAAATTCTCCTGGGCCCACTTCGGCACCTTCAAGAAAACCATCTGACGTTTCTTCCGCTTCATCACTAAGCAatcattttaataatatgcGAAAACAAAGCGTACCTGGCATCCAATTAACAGCAGCAGATGAATCAAAAAGAAATCATTCTCTCACTGCATCTCCAATTGCATATGATAATGTATCCTCTGATGAGTGTCCCTTATCGCATATAATCGGGTATAATGATTATGATGATCCTGTAGCTTCCCCACTTACTAGATCATCAAATACTGCTTCAAATAATCCTTACAAGAAAATTTCAGCTGCACATTCCCCCGGTCGTAAACATAGCAGTAAAATGAGGTCTAAGTCAGATGAACTCTCTGTGACTAGTTCATCTAATGGAATGGTATTTAGGGTGCCCTTTCAAGAAAAGGATGGTACTACCTCCAACCCACATACTTTGCcagaaaaatttaacttCAATAAGGAAAAGAGAAGATCTTCAGTTGCTGTGATGTCACCAGCCGATTTGactaattcaaaaaatatagagcCAGCGCGTCGTGCGTCTCATCCAAATCCTTCACCAACAGGTATTGATGACATTCGAAACCATGTTGCCCTTCGATTTTCTTCAAGTACACATAACTCCAGGAAAGCTTCAGTAGCATCTCAAGGAAGCTCTATTTCGTTTGTAAGCTCTACTTCAGATAGAATGGGTAATTCATTATATCCACCACCTACTGGAGGTGGTAGTGTTCATTCGTCTATTCTTGGCATTTTAAACATTGTTTTACCGCCTCAGCCAGATATACCTAATGAGCCATTACCTCCTATTCCTCATGATCTtccatcatttttttctagaAGAAGAAACTCATTTGCAGAGTTTGTGTATTCAAACAAGAGCAGCCCTTTATCATCTAGAAGATCTTCAACAAATCGTTGTTTGAGTTTACCAGAATTAAAAAGTCCTGATAGCCTTCCAATTACTCCTCCCCTtccattattagaaaaggACACTGAATATGAAAATTGTTCACCAAATACAACCCCATTGCATCATCGACGTTCATCTGCTAAAACGAGCATCGCTAATTCATCaagaaataatagtttTTCACGAGGTTTTACCCATGGAGATTTTCACAGGCCGTCAATCACCTCAACTGCTGACAGTGCTGATAATGGTCCTTCAAGTTTTGTTCTTGAGTTTGAACCATTATTGACGCCAAGGTCTCTTTATATGCCATGGTCTACAGAAACTATTAGTGCGTTTGctgaatttttcttcactGGGCAAGTCAATGGTAAATGGATGCTAGCCCCAGTagttttgaatttattagtTATGTCCAAAATTTATGAAATTCCATTACTTTTCACATTAGTTACCGAAGTTTTATATGCCATTATTGGTAGAAAAGAAGAGAGTCTGTTCATTACATGCGATTCTATGATAGAATTATTCCATTCTAAGGTCTCTCGGCATTTTGAGGAAGATTTAACTACAATGAACAATTATCTAATGAGTGTGGATGTATATTGTGATTTGATTAAGTTGAAAAACTCTTtagaagatattgaaaatggcTTTTTTGATgctgaaattattaaaaaaatgtcaaGAGGTTATTCTTTGAGTACAACAGAAAGTGGTGAAGGTGAtatcaatgaaaaattttctcCAAGAGTTTCAAATGCTACTTCCTTTGTAAATTATGTACCAACTGTTTTTGCTGGTGGACCAAGGGACAGTCATAACTCTATTGGATCGTTTAGCTTTCCTACTCAAACACCTAGAGAATCATTTACAGGTTTCAATTCTAAAGTAAAGAAGAAATCCAGTTTGAACAAggaaattgatttttttgacACTCAAAAAGGGTTGAAAGCTCAAAGTGGAGATTCTATTGATGATATGGGAAATACTTCTCATTTGACTGTGGATCCGATGAATGATGATACTGGTATGTCAGATATAACATTAAAACTTTCGAATTCTCAATTACATATGAATGACTCAGGTGTATCAGGAGTTTCAGGTAGTAGACAAACGTCAGGCGCAATTGATCCTAAAGGATTTCCAGCAGAAGGTGGAATCCCTGATGATTTAAAGGAACAATTAGAACAAGCTAAACTATGTAATTTGTCTGAAATGgatgatttatttattgataaaagCATTAATGTTTATCAAAAGAACGAATCGAGGCAAACTATGCAATTACCTGCAGATGAATATTCCTCATCGCAATCTGATTCTGATGAATTTGACTCAGAATTGGGCGTGTTGTCTATGAGTAAAATGAGACGCAAAGTAGTTGAAGGTCATGCATTAGACGACTCCGTTGATCCGTTGTTCAAGATCCAGTCCGGTAATACTAGTCCATCAAAAAATCCATCCACTCGTGGAAAGCAAACTACTTCAACAGGAGGTTCTGGCAGAGCATCAAGAGAGGATATCGCTCatttagatttaaatattccaaCGATCGAGAATTTAACTTCCCCAAATGCTTTACCGCCCGTTGACTATATAATGAAATCTATTTATCGCACAGCTGTGTTAGTCAATGATGTAAAGTTGATTGTACGTTGTTTAAATGCAATTGAGATTTCTAAGCTACTAAAAGCCATgagaaaaagaatatcTTTCGAACTCGGGCAGATTGATGATAATCGGGACAGCAACTACCTCCAAAGTAAAGGTGAAAACTTTAGAATGAGAGCATTATCGAACACCAAATCAATCTCACCTGAATCCTCAAGCGCTAGCTTGTCCATGATGTCAAATATGTCTACAGAAGCAGGTCGAAGAGGATCACCTAGATTATCCACACAGATACCTTCTCCAAAGACACCTACTAGCATGAAGAACtttgaaagaaatattaagaaTCCTTCACAAAATAAGAAAGGTAACTCTAGGCATAGTAACATTTCTAGCAACATTCCAGCAACTTCTACTGCTGTTTTAATGAACCCAGGTGTAATGCCTCCACTACCCCCCTCATCAAATCCTAAATCAAAGAAAGATAACGCAAAGAATGCAGGAGGATTCTCGTTCTTTGGtaaaaagagaaattaa
- the TBLA0F00440 gene encoding uncharacterized protein (similar to Saccharomyces cerevisiae SRO77 (YBL106C) and SRO7 (YPR032W); ancestral locus Anc_7.442) codes for MFKNKHFKNVPNSIRNSKFLPSNISNNSSSSSSIKSVRSSNKSINIPSNFFRLSNISTFGFIGKPVCSAFDFSQSLLATATESGDIYIFGKQNVEALLTVEKKIFVKHMSFVKGVYLVIVDSSNILTVYSLYSQKIIDTAFTPTKITCIETDPSIDWVLLGLEDGTIMIYDVDRNTMTENKIENFQKTKYFPSKKISPIVSLQWNPRDLGTILISYDSVTIIYSFIDRSIKQDFIYSLPPGAPGGELSKNQCVERFPKVIQSVYNPNSLNILTVHQDNSLVFWDANTGQLIQARTCFEIDIHVPQPRSTPLNHVPAVPQISKVLWICREDPEYTSLLVYMKPINNFYGKPTNSEQSFMILDLDHTPLYSISSYENMSIYYANQQNQKILPLDHDRLIVDILPLPRASPYFHGCHDPEIVMLTFDDGEIETMLYPSGLFTQRASLFPQSFCWVRPTVSNVSAISIPQKLWLGMTTALQNNKSECILHGGFPKKKNVRATEYTPAILTGHSNGSVRIWDASKNDTSIFEVNCRSILNLSADVSINQISFSPDTLELTVSMDTGDVLLLKFQNNEYFNDHNELNNPLNYQKFSLSGNKNSLVDVRFRSPPNIPIGFMPIVALHAQKGKTSAIKNSDVGFVALAYLTGSLIIIDRRSPKIIFLDNIRKFVSKSSSCITAIDFSIMEYGEDGYSSIMLLCGTDGGSLLIFKILPDRTSGHHITFVEEIKSNHLDPIKYIGTFSSTGLHCTATLHKMNELGKGIAIQGYVCTVGEREVRLLCVGKSKNCHEQFKGQIAVSRLCSIPYFDSNNNKRFSTVLVLLFYSGDVKVLSVPNLDDIRTFILPCTISAKYISSSSIMKNGDILLRCSQTQCNVYTIINELATGITKQRSIVSNDQVIKDVLYNPSARIPFRPQVNSLQWVRGTVYTSAEQLDQILGGPRRTPSKNKESIMALGSLTLTKGADEKRVKPSDFKTNAQLKHSARHPTYNAMRNASRALESTWYDIEGGINEYATALGQSMSDTMEDTSKDIMKDFVGI; via the coding sequence ATGttcaaaaacaaacattttaaaaacGTTCCAAACTCCATAAGAAATAGTAAGTTTTTACCCTCTAACAtaagtaataatagcaGTAGCAGCAGTAGTATAAAAAGTGTAAGAAGCTCTAACAAGTCAATTAATATAccttctaattttttccGCTTATCCAATATTAGTACCTTTGGTTTTATAGGCAAGCCAGTGTGTAGTGCCTTTGATTTTAGCCAAAGCCTACTTGCCACAGCTACAGAATCTGGTGacatttatatttttggcAAACAAAATGTCGAGGCTTTGCTTACTgtagaaaagaaaatttttgttaaacATATGAGCTTTGTTAAAGGCGTATATTTAGTCATTGTAGACTCGAGTAATATTCTAACGgtttattctttatattcCCAGAAGATTATTGATACTGCTTTTACACCTACAAAAATAACCTGTATAGAAACGGATCCCTCTATAGATTGGGTATTACTGGGCTTAGAAGATGGTACAATTATGATTTATGATGTTGATCGTAATACTATGACAGAAAACAAGATcgaaaattttcaaaagacaaaatatttcccttcaaagaaaatatcCCCTATTGTATCATTACAGTGGAATCCAAGAGATTTAGGTACAATCTTGATCTCTTACGATTCTGTgacaattatttattcattcaTCGACAGGTCGATAAAAcaagattttatttatagCCTGCCTCCAGGTGCTCCTGGTGGTGAATTATCCAAAAATCAATGTGTTGAAAGATTTCCTAAAGTTATTCAATCCGTTTACAACccaaattctttaaatattttaactgTTCATCAAGACAATTCACTAGTTTTTTGGGATGCTAACACAGGTCAATTAATACAAGCAAGAACATGCTTTGAAATAGATATTCATGTACCGCAACCGAGGTCAACACCACTAAATCATGTACCTGCTGTCCCACAAATTTCTAAAGTTCTCTGGATATGTAGGGAGGACCCCGAGTACACATCTCTTTTAGTATACATGAAACctatcaataatttttacgGCAAGCCAACAAATTCTGAGCAAAGCTTTATGATATTGGATTTAGATCATACACCACTATATTCTATAAGTTCGTATGAAAATATGAGTATATATTATGCAAACCAGcaaaaccaaaaaattttacCACTGGACCATGATAGACTAATCGTAGACATTTTACCATTACCCAGAGCTTCTCCTTACTTCCATGGGTGCCACGATCCAGAAATAGTTATGCTAACTTTTGATGATGGCGAAATTGAAACCATGCTATATCCATCTGGGCTTTTCACCCAGAGAGCTTCGTTATTTCCACAGAGTTTCTGCTGGGTCAGACCAACCGTGTCGAATGTATCTGCTATATCTATTCCACAAAAACTATGGCTAGGAATGACAACTgcattacaaaataataaaagtgaATGCATTTTACATGGAGGATTCcccaaaaagaaaaatgttAGAGCCACAGAGTATACGCCAGCCATTTTAACAGGACACTCAAATGGATCTGTTAGAATTTGGGATGCTTCTAAAAATGATActtcaatatttgaagTTAACTGCAgatcaattttaaatttgtcAGCTGATGtttcaataaatcaaatttcCTTTTCACCAGATACACTAGAACTAACGGTATCGATGGACACAGGTgatgttttattattgaaattccAGAACaatgaatatttcaatgaccataatgaattaaacaatcctttgaattatcaaaagTTTTCTTTGTCTGGTAACAAAAATTCATTAGTTGATGTTCGATTTAGATCGCCACCTAATATTCCAATAGGATTTATGCCAATTGTCGCATTACATGCCCAAAAAGGCAAAACTTCTGCCATCAAAAATAGTGATGTTGGGTTTGTTGCACTTGCATATTTAACAGGTTCATTGATTATTATAGATAGGAGAAGtccaaaaattatatttttggatAATATTCGCAAATTTGTAAGTAAAAGCAGTTCATGCATAACTGCAATAGATTTTTCCATTATGGAATATGGAGAAGATGGATATTCTAGCATTATGCTATTGTGTGGTACTGATGGGGGCTCcttattaattttcaaGATTTTACCAGATCGTACAAGTGGCCATCATATTACGTTCGttgaagaaataaaatcCAATCACTTGGACCCTATTAAGTACATAGGTACATTTTCATCAACAGGATTACATTGTACTGCAACACTTCACAAAATGAATGAGCTAGGTAAAGGTATTGCCATTCAAGGTTACGTATGCACGGTTGGTGAAAGAGAGGTTAGGCTTTTATGTGTTggaaaatcaaaaaattgtCATGAGCAATTTAAAGGGCAAATTGCCGTGAGTAGGCTATGTAGCATCCCTTATTTTGactctaataataataagagaTTTTCAACGGTTTTAGTCTTATTGTTTTATAGTGGAGATGTAAAAGTTTTATCGGTTCCAAATTTGGATGATATAAGAACATTCATACTGCCATGCACTATCTCTGCAAAATACATCTCATCATCTTCGATTATGAAAAATGGTGatatattattacgttGTAGTCAAACACAATGTAATGTATATACCATAATTAATGAACTGGCTACAGGAATTACAAAACAACGTTCAATCGTATCAAATGATCAAGTGATCAAAGACGTGCTATATAATCCAAGTGCTAGAATTCCTTTCAGACCCCAAGTAAATTCGTTACAATGGGTTAGAGGTACTGTATACACATCAGCAGAACAATTAGATCAAATATTGGGTGGGCCAAGAAGAACTCCttccaaaaataaagaaagtATCATGGCTTTAGGCTCTTTAACGCTAACAAAAGGTGCTGATGAAAAACGTGTCAAGCCCAGCGATTTCAAAACTAACGCCCAGCTAAAGCATTCTGCCAGGCATCCGACATACAATGCAATGAGGAATGCTTCTAGAGCATTAGAAAGTACATGGTATGATATCGAAGGTGGTATTAATGAATATGCCACTGCTCTAGGTCAGAGTATGAGTGATACTATGGAAGACACCAGCAAAGATATAATGAAAGACTTTGTTGGAATCTAA
- the ARP7 gene encoding Arp7p (similar to Saccharomyces cerevisiae ARP7 (YPR034W); ancestral locus Anc_7.448) yields the protein MEIPKPSKSHTKCVVIQNGSHSTIAGFSNVSQPQCVIPSSYICKKNKITNDQEYIFETFKILDECEENLQNNLNDSIEKNVYTLYDNNGLPYNWEGIAKQWEYIYKEQLKCDMTEYPLLALMPVIGKDKKELEKQIKEEYYKLAFEKFRIPILYLIPSPLAIAFSLGKKSALVVDIGAKTCQVTPILDGTIIKDAVMKSKFAGDFLDYQIMKKLNLIETSTDANNKIDSLKIWLQSNTTILDFKRQFVQVTDRKLQEYQRYYEDMNTNMMLGGTNDTNSGLNQEKYFLYRDPVTKNRKTIALKLKECYALGELLFDPLPGLNGTNELDNNNNNNSNHNNTKKDIEGLGILMAKSIKKASVVNTSTMGISGNDKDGVHLSNSNSNNNNSSVASATIVKNNISTLLDNVIITGCTSLLQGVEQRIINEISIAFPQYKITTYANNMLNDRRFQSWNGGVNMCNLPSWNLGEWITRDEYFASKETE from the coding sequence atggaGATTCCCAAACCCAGTAAATCGCATACAAAGTGTGTTGTTATCCAAAACGGTTCCCATAGTACTATTGCAGGCTTCAGCAATGTTAGTCAACCTCAATGTGTAATTCCATCTTCTTATATCtgtaaaaagaataaaataactaATGACCAAGagtatatttttgaaacttttaaaatattagatgAATGTGAAGAGAATTTACAGAATAACttaaatgattcaattgaaaaaaatgtatatacATTATACGATAACAATGGCTTACCATATAACTGGGAAGGTATTGCGAAACAGTGGGAGTATATATACAAAGAACAGTTAAAATGTGATATGACTGAATATCCGCTACTAGCTCTAATGCCAGTTATTGGTAAggataaaaaagaattagagaaacaaattaaagaagaatattataaattagcCTTCGAGAAATTTAGGATCccaatattatatttgattcCAAGCCCATTAGCTATAGCATTTAGTCTTGGGAAGAAAAGTGCGTTAGTTGTAGATATTGGTGCTAAAACATGTCAAGTGACACCTATTTTGGATGGTACCATTATTAAGGATGCAGTTATGAAATCTAAATTTGCTGGTGATTTTTTAGATTAccaaattatgaaaaaattgaactTAATTGAAACAAGCACTGatgcaaataataaaattgacaGCTTAAAAATCTGGCTTCAAAGTAATACAACAATATTAGATTTTAAGAGACAATTCGTCCAAGTTACTGATAgaaaattacaagaataCCAAAGGTATTACGAGGATATGAATACAAATATGATGCTTGGCGGTACAAATGATACTAACAGTGGACTAAaccaagaaaaatattttttatatagaGATCCAGTAACTAAGAACAGGAAGACCATagctttaaaattaaaagaatgcTATGCGCTGGGTGAACTATTATTTGACCCCTTACCTGGACTAAACGGAACAAATGAACTGgataacaacaacaacaataatagtaatcATAACAATACTAAAAAAGATATCGAAGGATTGGGAATTTTAATGGCTAAGAGTATAAAAAAAGCCAGTGTTGTAAATACATCTACTATGGGCATTAGCGGAAATGATAAAGATGGTGTTCACTTATCGAACAGCAAttcaaacaataataattcttcgGTTGCATCAGCTACTATTGttaagaataatatttctactTTGTTGGAtaatgtaataataacaggCTGTACCTCATTACTTCAAGGCGTTGAacaaagaataataaatgaaatttcaattgcaTTCCcacaatataaaataacaaCGTATGCCAATAATATGCTAAATGATCGTAGATTTCAAAGTTGGAATGGTGGTGTAAATATGTGCAATTTACCTTCTTGGAATTTAGGAGAATGGATAACAAGAGATGAATATTTTGCCTCTAAGGAAACCGAATAA
- the YIP4 gene encoding Yip4p (similar to Saccharomyces cerevisiae YIP4 (YGL198W); ancestral locus Anc_8.158): MASNIPDTDAFIEPDIIDPEPVNSRGGMPMDIPSGNMDSIGGMDNSNLGMNNPTNLSAPLRGTLDETILQTLKRDLLNINFRLRQVVYPHFPTGRSLTQGSSQQTNNVQDIAAHCDLWAPLLFIISYSLAVSHAHSLFSSLFVSCWSVLIIMALHLRLTKPYDSVSLVSYISVVGYCIFPQVIQSCLTQVILPLCFKPIKNPTISVRVLMILKLVLTGIATLWSVTAATLVSNSRSFIHVYPLGLCLFGLSWLATIL, encoded by the coding sequence atggCCTCTAATATACCGGACACCGATGCATTTATTGAACCAGACATTATTGATCCTGAGCCAGTAAATTCAAGAGGAGGCATGCCAATGGATATTCCCTCCGGTAATATGGACTCCATCGGCGGAATGGACAATAGTAATCTTGGGATGAATAATCCAACAAATTTATCTGCTCCACTAAGAGGTACCTTAGACGAAACAATTCTGCAAACCTTAAAGCGTGATTTGttgaatattaatttcagATTGAGACAAGTAGTTTATCCACATTTCCCTACCGGTAGATCATTAACTCAAGGGTCATCGCAACAAACTAATAACGTTCAAGATATCGCAGCTCATTGTGATTTATGGGCCCCTCtattattcattatatCTTATTCCTTAGCAGTTTCTCATGCtcattcattattttcaagtCTATTTGTATCATGTTGGTCTGTATTGATTATCATGGCGTTACATTTAAGATTAACGAAGCCTTACGATTCAGTCTCATTAGTTTCGTACATATCTGTAGTTGGCTATTGTATTTTCCCTCAAGTTATCCAATCATGCCTCACTCAAGTTATACTGCCACTATGTTTCAAGCCTATCAAGAATCCTACCATATCGGTAAGAGTACTGATGATTTTGAAGCTTGTTTTAACAGGTATTGCTACATTATGGTCAGTAACAGCAGCAACCTTAGTATCTAATAGTAGAAGCTTTATTCATGTTTACCCCTTAGGTTTGTGTTTATTCGGTTTATCTTGGCTGGCCACCATTCTGTAA